CCGGCGACGTCGAAGCCCAACGACGCCGCGTTGCGCCGCAGGTCGTCGGGCTGTTCGCCCAGGGTCACGAACACCCCGGGCTGGCCGTACTGTCGGATGCCCTCGGCCAGGAACTGCAGCGCGAGCACGGTCTTGCCCGCGCCCGACTCGCCGACGACCAGCGTGTCGCGCCCGACCGGCAGACCCCCGCCCGCGATCCGGTCGAACCCGGCGATTCCCGTGGCCAGGCGTTCCAGCGGCACCGGTGTCTCGTCGGTCATGGCCCGCCCCCCTCGTCGGCCGCCGGCGCCGGCTCCTGCAACCCGAGCACCTCGGCAGCCAGCCAGCCGTCGCTGAGATCGCCCACCACCCGCACGACCGGCGCGGGTGCCACCCGCATCACCATCGGCAGCGCCAGCACCCGGTCACGTTCCGCACCGGCAGGGTCCTGCAGGACGTCGACCACCTCGACGCGGTACTGGGAGATCTCGTGCTTCGCGCACAGCTCGTGCAGCGCACGAACCACCCGCTGCGAGCGCCATGAGTCGCCGGCCACGAACACCCGGAAGGCCCGCTCGACTTCCACAGCGCCGGCCTTCCCTCGTCCCCCGTACTGACGCTCCCGTCCGCACGCCGGCCGCATCTGGCCGGCCTGCCAGCACCGTAGACCTGGACGCTGCGGAAGGGCAGGGGAGGGTGTCACGCTCGTCGGAGACCCTCGACGGGAGCTTTCGGCGTCGTCCCGCTCGAGGCGACCGAGGGCCGACTCGGGCAGCAGCGTCACCCGTCGACGAGATCCATGCGCAGGTACTCGTCGATGTGCAGGAAGCTCGGCGGGCGCTTCACGCCGTCACCGAGCGCACGCCAGGCCTCGGTTTCCGTGACCAGTCGGGGGGCCGTGAGGTCGATCTCCTGCCCGTCACGCGTGAGTCGGGCGTGGCCGGCGGCGAGGACGTTGCGGACCCAGTCGGAACGCGAGCCGTAGACCAGGATGAACACGTAGCCGCCGTCGACGGGATGGGCATCGAGCGGCGTGCGGTAGATCGTGCCCGAGGAGCGCCCGACGTGGGTCAGCACGGGTCGCTCCCCGCGGCGCAGTTCGAGCGGGTTGAAGACGCGCTTGTTGATCTGCGTCCACCAGCGAGGCATCGGCATGGGCCACCTTCGGGTATGGGCAGGGGATCGCCGCGGCGTGGACAGGCCGGCGTCCCGCGCACGGCGTCGGAGGGTCAGCCTCGCATGCGAGCGGGTACGTAGC
This Egicoccus sp. AB-alg2 DNA region includes the following protein-coding sequences:
- a CDS encoding circadian clock KaiB family protein — translated: MEVERAFRVFVAGDSWRSQRVVRALHELCAKHEISQYRVEVVDVLQDPAGAERDRVLALPMVMRVAPAPVVRVVGDLSDGWLAAEVLGLQEPAPAADEGGGP
- a CDS encoding nitroreductase family deazaflavin-dependent oxidoreductase, which gives rise to MPMPRWWTQINKRVFNPLELRRGERPVLTHVGRSSGTIYRTPLDAHPVDGGYVFILVYGSRSDWVRNVLAAGHARLTRDGQEIDLTAPRLVTETEAWRALGDGVKRPPSFLHIDEYLRMDLVDG